Proteins found in one Aethina tumida isolate Nest 87 chromosome 1, icAetTumi1.1, whole genome shotgun sequence genomic segment:
- the LOC109593940 gene encoding stabilizer of axonemal microtubules 2 isoform X2: MTIMVNHLQTLFDWLWNRKKKKVLADNVPKYPVAACDANPANQNLCQPCANVCVPVVVPPSPVVPCIRRKVKYVQPARPKSFAPNRRFVPPEMKMEDNTIYRKSYLPVEIDRVKMILPENHLCVGDGKISQDTVNKMSYMPHKVKPPCPFYPCEHKLIGEGPMQDITTVKHDYVPKPICKTNAIVPDCNLFTSNCPLSDKTVNRLSYMPVCAPRVKPVIPINAIDKPSGKMSDRTIHKMSFLPWEPTAPEEMPWAEKPKYVPPKLKMEDNTVQKMSYMPPGTFIDCDDNDPDCVESTVQPLCSGPQCCNPCCCPKAAC; this comes from the exons ATGACGATAATGGTGAACCACTTGCAGACGCTGTTCGATTGGCTGTGGAATCGCAAAAAAAAGAAAG TCCTAGCTGACAATGTTCCGAAATATCCTGTCGCTGCTTGCGATGCCAATCCCGCAAACCAGAACCTATGCCAGCCGTGCGCCAACGTGTGTGTACCTGTTGTGGTACCCCCATCCCCGGTCGTCCCATGCATTAGAAGAAAGGTAAAGTATGTCCAACCGGCCAGACCGAAGTCCTTCGCTCCCAACCGCCGCTTCGTGCCTCCCGAGATGAAAATGGAAGACAACACCATCTACAGAAAGTCCTACTTGCCCGTAGAGATAGATCGCGTTAAGATGATCCTACCTGAAAACCATCTTTGCGTAGGAGACGGTAAGATTTCACAAGATACCGTCAATAAGATGTCGTACATGCCGCACAAAGTAAAACCTCCCTGTCCCTTTTACCCGTGCGAGCACAAATTGATTGGAGAGGGCCCCATGCAGGACATAACAACTGTGAAACACGATTATGTCCCTAAGCCGATCTGCAAGACCAACGCGATCGTACCAGATTGTAACCTGTTCACTTCCAATTGTCCATTGAGTGACAAAACCGTCAATCGTTTGTCCTACATGCCTGTCTGCGCTCCTAGAGTCAAACCGGTCATCCCTATCAACGCCATCGACAAACCTTCAG gcAAGATGAGCGACCGCACCATTCACAAGATGTCGTTCCTGCCATGGGAACCAACAGCTCCGGAAGAGATGCCATGGGCGGAGAAACCGAAGTACGTGCCCCCCAAGCTTAAGATGGAGGACAACACGGTGCAGAAGATGAGCTACATGCCACCGGGTACGTTCATAGATTGCGATGATAATGATCCCGATTGCGTCGAGAGCACCGTGCAGCCCCTATGCTCCGGACCGCAGTGCTGCAACCCCTGCTGCTGCCCAAAAGCTGCCTGCTAA
- the LOC109593940 gene encoding stabilizer of axonemal microtubules 2 isoform X1, whose translation MMESCETCGPLPTSTPADSNPCPLPCTIPVLADNVPKYPVAACDANPANQNLCQPCANVCVPVVVPPSPVVPCIRRKVKYVQPARPKSFAPNRRFVPPEMKMEDNTIYRKSYLPVEIDRVKMILPENHLCVGDGKISQDTVNKMSYMPHKVKPPCPFYPCEHKLIGEGPMQDITTVKHDYVPKPICKTNAIVPDCNLFTSNCPLSDKTVNRLSYMPVCAPRVKPVIPINAIDKPSGKMSDRTIHKMSFLPWEPTAPEEMPWAEKPKYVPPKLKMEDNTVQKMSYMPPGTFIDCDDNDPDCVESTVQPLCSGPQCCNPCCCPKAAC comes from the exons ATGATGGAATCCTGCGAAACCTGCGGCCCCCTACCCACTTCTACACCCGCCGATTCTAATCCTTGTCCTTTACCATGCACTATTCCAGTCCTAGCTGACAATGTTCCGAAATATCCTGTCGCTGCTTGCGATGCCAATCCCGCAAACCAGAACCTATGCCAGCCGTGCGCCAACGTGTGTGTACCTGTTGTGGTACCCCCATCCCCGGTCGTCCCATGCATTAGAAGAAAGGTAAAGTATGTCCAACCGGCCAGACCGAAGTCCTTCGCTCCCAACCGCCGCTTCGTGCCTCCCGAGATGAAAATGGAAGACAACACCATCTACAGAAAGTCCTACTTGCCCGTAGAGATAGATCGCGTTAAGATGATCCTACCTGAAAACCATCTTTGCGTAGGAGACGGTAAGATTTCACAAGATACCGTCAATAAGATGTCGTACATGCCGCACAAAGTAAAACCTCCCTGTCCCTTTTACCCGTGCGAGCACAAATTGATTGGAGAGGGCCCCATGCAGGACATAACAACTGTGAAACACGATTATGTCCCTAAGCCGATCTGCAAGACCAACGCGATCGTACCAGATTGTAACCTGTTCACTTCCAATTGTCCATTGAGTGACAAAACCGTCAATCGTTTGTCCTACATGCCTGTCTGCGCTCCTAGAGTCAAACCGGTCATCCCTATCAACGCCATCGACAAACCTTCAG gcAAGATGAGCGACCGCACCATTCACAAGATGTCGTTCCTGCCATGGGAACCAACAGCTCCGGAAGAGATGCCATGGGCGGAGAAACCGAAGTACGTGCCCCCCAAGCTTAAGATGGAGGACAACACGGTGCAGAAGATGAGCTACATGCCACCGGGTACGTTCATAGATTGCGATGATAATGATCCCGATTGCGTCGAGAGCACCGTGCAGCCCCTATGCTCCGGACCGCAGTGCTGCAACCCCTGCTGCTGCCCAAAAGCTGCCTGCTAA